From a region of the Leptospira kmetyi serovar Malaysia str. Bejo-Iso9 genome:
- a CDS encoding TetR/AcrR family transcriptional regulator, which translates to MAHSKKNKAESHERIVQVASALFRESGINGIGVDQLMKEAGLTHGGFYRHFTSKDELVGEAVERALKDGSKRAVDSISEKNQKSGLARLVDAYLSMIHRDGLNTSCAVTSLAGDVSRSNERARTAYTKQVNDYIELLKELMKNFDSKVKREKAIVALSAMVGALSLSRAVNDKKLSREILKTTARELKIQLEGEE; encoded by the coding sequence ATGGCGCATTCAAAAAAAAATAAAGCGGAGAGTCACGAAAGAATCGTACAAGTTGCGTCCGCGCTTTTTCGAGAATCCGGGATCAACGGAATCGGAGTGGATCAGCTTATGAAAGAAGCCGGACTCACACACGGAGGTTTCTACAGACATTTTACTTCCAAAGACGAACTCGTAGGAGAGGCCGTGGAACGGGCTTTAAAGGACGGAAGCAAACGCGCGGTGGATTCTATTTCCGAAAAGAATCAAAAATCCGGACTCGCTCGGCTTGTCGATGCGTATCTCAGTATGATTCACAGAGACGGATTGAACACCAGCTGCGCGGTCACGAGTTTAGCCGGAGACGTTTCCCGTAGCAACGAAAGGGCGAGAACGGCCTATACGAAACAGGTAAACGATTACATAGAATTGTTGAAGGAGTTGATGAAGAATTTCGATTCCAAGGTAAAAAGGGAGAAGGCGATCGTCGCGTTATCCGCAATGGTGGGGGCCTTGTCCCTTTCGAGAGCCGTGAACGATAAAAAACTCTCCCGCGAGATTCTCAAGACGACCGCGCGCGAACTCAAGATTCAATTGGAAGGGGAGGAATAA
- a CDS encoding tautomerase family protein, whose translation MPMIDVYAADNLFPASSERQLGEELTLAILRAEGVPNPGPAHLNNTAVYIHKMEPPTVQTAATAEAKTVRVQVLTPPGALNREGQKRFVQEATDIVSKISGDPSLKARTWVLLSEAAEGGWGIAGTAFGREEFAALASRAKSS comes from the coding sequence ATGCCCATGATAGACGTCTACGCCGCAGATAACCTTTTTCCGGCAAGTTCCGAACGTCAACTCGGTGAGGAGTTAACGCTCGCAATTCTTCGCGCGGAGGGAGTCCCCAACCCAGGCCCCGCACATTTGAACAACACCGCGGTTTACATTCATAAAATGGAACCTCCTACGGTTCAAACCGCCGCCACGGCCGAAGCGAAAACGGTTCGAGTTCAGGTTTTGACTCCTCCCGGAGCTTTGAATCGAGAAGGTCAAAAACGTTTCGTGCAGGAAGCGACGGACATCGTATCCAAAATTTCGGGAGATCCGAGTTTAAAGGCGAGAACCTGGGTGCTCCTTTCGGAAGCGGCGGAAGGCGGTTGGGGAATTGCAGGAACCGCGTTCGGTCGTGAAGAATTCGCAGCGCTCGCAAGCAGAGCCAAAAGCTCGTAA
- a CDS encoding flagellar hook-basal body protein: MLRGMYTGANGMIIQQTRMDVISNNLANVDKTAFKRDTTVFKTFPELLLHRFDEDGVGKVPMGSFDTAPVVGKLGLGGEVNEVYTRFEQGAVKKTENPFDLMLQDKPGNEHPAFFSVMTNRGERLSRSGAFVMDTNGYLVTPQGFPLMGENGPIRVARGNFLIKENGEVWINGEIGNDPMNGTSLDKNRFETPVLLDRIKIRTVENPRHLDKEGDSFYADTPESGEPVPFDLKDEPSVLQGYLEASNVSVVTEMVEMIEVNRSYEANQKTVQTQDSLLGKLINEVLR, translated from the coding sequence ATGCTCAGAGGAATGTACACAGGCGCCAACGGGATGATTATTCAACAAACCCGCATGGACGTGATTTCCAACAATCTTGCCAACGTCGATAAGACCGCGTTTAAAAGAGACACCACCGTTTTCAAAACGTTTCCGGAACTCCTGCTCCATCGTTTCGACGAGGACGGCGTCGGCAAGGTTCCGATGGGTTCCTTCGATACGGCTCCGGTAGTCGGCAAACTCGGGTTAGGCGGAGAGGTCAACGAAGTCTACACTCGTTTTGAACAAGGCGCGGTCAAAAAAACCGAAAACCCTTTCGATCTTATGCTTCAAGACAAACCCGGTAACGAACATCCCGCATTCTTCAGCGTTATGACCAACCGAGGCGAAAGACTTTCCAGAAGCGGCGCCTTCGTCATGGATACGAACGGCTATCTCGTGACTCCTCAAGGTTTTCCTTTGATGGGTGAGAACGGTCCGATCCGAGTAGCAAGAGGAAATTTTTTAATCAAAGAGAACGGAGAGGTCTGGATCAACGGTGAAATCGGCAACGATCCGATGAACGGAACTTCCTTGGACAAGAACCGTTTTGAAACCCCGGTTCTTTTGGATCGAATTAAGATCCGCACCGTTGAAAACCCAAGACATTTGGATAAGGAAGGCGATTCTTTTTACGCCGATACTCCAGAATCCGGCGAACCAGTTCCTTTTGATCTCAAGGACGAACCTTCTGTGTTACAAGGTTATTTAGAAGCGTCTAACGTAAGCGTCGTTACGGAAATGGTCGAGATGATCGAAGTCAACCGTTCTTATGAAGCGAACCAAAAGACGGTTCAAACACAGGATTCTCTTTTAGGAAAATTGATAAACGAAGTGTTGCGTTAG
- a CDS encoding transposase, with protein sequence MNLALQTPNYYSPNPSDRNGRTWSDIYLSLQCKDNRDHKLTLVPEPKPLSKQTKMKIAQDLSFSTAKISTPSAPTKSSRPKSLTSAQLKEKRKNPAINIDFFTNLTKKILNDFYPKYCPNCPGKLLTKEISTQPELIRCEKCRYLTSRISYTILHHMKLPLWMFGYVFYESMIQHPKVLTSTEISKRLRISYKGAATLKRRFQIFASQQLPKYQKLTFDALDREFKDFSLPPDEDTDITEIMENRPYVCADTVVLYSASQRANQGRRRYRHSGSTSSIYLSEKLGGRQVGTLVHTIAVKDGPVFFHSVPNQKANTLGPLIKNHLPLQTPLMTDEGYPWLWGIYKNHRSVNHSAHSKDARYKWARNRFSKNGCHNQVAEANHRVLKSAFSSYCYIRPENSTRYLNEFSFLKNAHVFGLDVICENGEMLAGEVDEGRGWGRLSFDSDPRGPSGPAVGIGRKKLLTQHFVYQFS encoded by the coding sequence ATGAATTTAGCTCTGCAAACTCCAAATTACTATTCTCCCAATCCTTCCGACAGGAACGGAAGAACTTGGTCTGATATTTACCTATCTCTTCAGTGTAAAGACAACCGTGACCACAAACTCACCTTAGTTCCCGAACCTAAGCCACTAAGTAAGCAGACTAAAATGAAGATCGCTCAGGATCTGAGTTTTAGTACCGCAAAAATTTCCACACCCTCAGCACCTACCAAGTCATCACGTCCTAAATCTCTAACGTCAGCACAACTCAAAGAGAAACGCAAGAACCCAGCAATCAACATCGACTTCTTTACAAACCTCACTAAGAAGATCCTGAATGATTTCTACCCAAAGTATTGCCCTAACTGCCCAGGCAAACTGCTGACTAAAGAGATCTCAACTCAACCTGAATTGATCCGGTGTGAGAAGTGTAGATATCTTACTTCCAGAATCAGCTATACGATTTTACACCACATGAAACTCCCGCTTTGGATGTTTGGATATGTCTTCTACGAAAGTATGATTCAGCATCCGAAAGTCCTGACTTCAACTGAGATCAGTAAACGACTGAGGATTTCATACAAGGGGGCGGCAACCTTGAAGAGGAGATTTCAAATCTTTGCTTCTCAGCAACTTCCTAAATATCAGAAACTGACCTTTGATGCACTCGACAGAGAGTTCAAAGACTTCTCCTTACCACCTGATGAAGATACTGATATTACTGAAATCATGGAAAATCGTCCATACGTCTGTGCTGATACAGTAGTTTTGTATTCAGCAAGTCAGAGGGCTAACCAGGGTAGGAGACGCTATCGCCACTCTGGTTCTACATCATCCATTTACCTTTCGGAGAAACTTGGAGGACGGCAGGTTGGAACCTTAGTTCATACAATTGCAGTGAAGGATGGTCCCGTGTTCTTTCACTCAGTCCCGAATCAAAAAGCAAACACTCTTGGTCCACTTATTAAGAATCATCTTCCTTTGCAAACTCCCTTAATGACTGATGAAGGTTATCCTTGGCTTTGGGGCATCTACAAAAATCACCGAAGCGTGAATCACTCGGCTCATTCTAAAGATGCTCGTTACAAATGGGCAAGAAATCGCTTCAGTAAAAATGGATGTCACAACCAAGTGGCAGAGGCAAATCACAGAGTTTTGAAATCTGCTTTTTCTTCTTACTGTTACATACGTCCTGAGAACTCTACTCGTTACTTGAATGAGTTTTCCTTTCTCAAGAATGCTCATGTGTTTGGGTTGGATGTGATTTGTGAGAATGGAGAGATGCTTGCTGGGGAGGTTGATGAGGGAAGAGGGTGGGGTAGATTATCCTTTGATTCCGATCCCAGAGGGCCGTCAGGTCCAGCAGTTGGGATCGGAAGGAAGAAATTACTAACGCAACACTTCGTTTATCAATTTTCCTAA
- a CDS encoding DUF3892 domain-containing protein — MAEEHQVKCIVKSNKSNAHERITHIGGTNNDGSRWKITEVMAIEGIESGKWTFFTFANGKKARVIFSTSATGIKYLKTENDGEQPNNLLSLPACPP; from the coding sequence ATGGCAGAGGAACATCAAGTAAAATGTATTGTAAAAAGCAATAAATCAAACGCACATGAAAGAATAACTCATATTGGCGGTACAAATAACGATGGTTCAAGATGGAAGATTACTGAAGTAATGGCAATTGAAGGAATTGAATCTGGAAAATGGACTTTTTTTACATTCGCAAATGGAAAGAAAGCCCGAGTTATTTTCTCTACAAGTGCAACCGGAATAAAATATCTCAAAACTGAAAATGATGGAGAACAACCCAACAATTTACTTAGCTTGCCCGCATGTCCACCATAA
- a CDS encoding helix-turn-helix transcriptional regulator — protein sequence MRIEKKLSQEWVSGIEMSVRSYQKIESGESAPSLESLFIISKAFEMHPKDLLNVQIKLEDKSKKRKNTI from the coding sequence ATTAGAATAGAAAAGAAATTGAGCCAGGAATGGGTATCCGGAATTGAGATGTCTGTTCGTTCTTATCAAAAAATAGAATCGGGGGAAAGTGCCCCAAGTTTAGAAAGTCTATTCATCATATCGAAAGCATTTGAAATGCATCCTAAAGATTTATTAAATGTCCAAATCAAATTGGAGGATAAAAGTAAAAAGAGAAAGAACACGATATAG
- a CDS encoding LIC10707 family hydrolase codes for MKKGFLLFLIFSFTSLSAQPFSGIPETNPNSPIFCNTTGYFSPPSQSSPDPSNPLYYSKTTVTFFGDSRIDFANAIPKDYNPALYYLPTLTNGNYPGKQFSLGLFYGVSSLDFYLGTDSSWNIQNFGHGGDNSDAMLTHLNTCLDNISSYKIAPNVAFEIGGNDYLQNLLMLVLVPWHSQEYVNRALNNIERSITRFYKIRKNVLIIGNYPAISWSAQRGLPNDNGFAFKAFNFKYQAILQGYSITDMTNFKSTLTEMKPILSNALMAYGAVTAFTDLLTGAVIAGVGYNLNPYQGNTCFGSEIPTNGPVPAYFCWLAANQAAPATFPSFLMGIQESAYPEIQARRKPYFQAQGLTLEYLRLWEAFVHPATLEPWVANDALMGDLVHPNAIGLTVWGYHVSSKIKSLGWHLPKSPPVTPPPPPPTDNGGENTGRTEPGPLSDWDLIMLCFLFGICHL; via the coding sequence ATGAAGAAAGGTTTTCTTTTGTTTCTAATCTTTTCTTTTACATCTCTTTCTGCTCAACCCTTTAGTGGCATTCCTGAAACCAACCCTAATTCACCTATCTTTTGTAATACGACCGGTTATTTTTCGCCCCCCTCACAATCCTCACCTGATCCTTCAAATCCATTATATTACTCTAAAACAACGGTGACTTTTTTTGGAGATAGTCGGATTGATTTTGCCAATGCAATTCCTAAAGACTACAACCCGGCCCTCTATTATTTACCGACTCTCACCAATGGAAACTATCCAGGAAAACAATTTTCCTTGGGACTTTTTTACGGAGTCTCAAGTTTAGATTTCTATTTGGGAACAGATTCATCTTGGAACATACAGAATTTCGGACACGGTGGAGATAATTCAGATGCAATGCTTACGCATTTGAACACTTGTTTGGATAATATATCGAGTTACAAAATTGCACCCAACGTTGCGTTCGAGATTGGGGGAAACGATTATCTGCAAAATTTATTGATGCTCGTTTTAGTACCTTGGCATTCCCAAGAATATGTAAATCGAGCTTTAAACAATATTGAAAGATCGATTACGCGCTTTTACAAAATTCGGAAGAATGTTCTAATCATCGGAAATTATCCCGCAATCAGTTGGTCAGCTCAAAGAGGCTTACCTAACGACAATGGTTTTGCCTTTAAAGCGTTTAACTTCAAGTATCAGGCGATTCTTCAAGGTTATTCGATTACAGATATGACCAACTTTAAGAGTACTCTTACAGAAATGAAACCGATCCTGAGTAATGCTTTGATGGCGTATGGAGCAGTTACAGCTTTCACAGATTTACTTACTGGTGCTGTTATTGCTGGAGTCGGCTACAATTTAAACCCATATCAAGGTAATACATGTTTCGGCTCAGAGATTCCGACAAATGGCCCTGTGCCTGCTTATTTCTGCTGGCTCGCGGCAAATCAAGCCGCTCCCGCGACATTTCCTTCTTTTCTTATGGGCATTCAAGAAAGCGCATATCCTGAGATTCAAGCGAGGAGAAAGCCTTACTTTCAAGCTCAAGGATTAACATTGGAGTATTTACGTCTCTGGGAAGCGTTTGTTCATCCAGCGACTCTCGAACCTTGGGTAGCGAATGACGCCTTGATGGGAGACCTCGTTCATCCGAATGCAATTGGACTTACAGTTTGGGGATATCATGTTTCTTCAAAGATTAAAAGCCTGGGCTGGCATCTTCCGAAATCTCCCCCCGTAACACCTCCACCACCTCCGCCAACAGATAACGGAGGCGAGAATACAGGGAGAACTGAGCCTGGACCTTTAAGCGACTGGGATTTAATTATGCTTTGCTTCTTGTTTGGGATTTGTCATTTGTAA